The genomic window ataatctcctactactgctactacccaggcgtcacaatcactGACCTGAAGCAAGAGAGACAAACCACCATCCTCGCTACTGTCTTggtatctcaaacatatattcaaACAGTTTAAATCAAGCATCAtcgttatcaaatctcaaacattgacctggagcaagcgggacaaaccaccatccttgctactacccaggtatcacaaacatatattcattcaaaactccataattaaatttATGTCTCATAACTCTTCTTCCCTATCTcatacccagagcaagtggacatcgccactgcctactactCGGGGCCACAATCACTTTTACACACACTTCAAACCTTAATTCCAAAACCTTCAAAAATTCCAATCCCTTTAAAACTTACCAAGACCCACCATAGTAACTCAAAACCAAACTCAACTACATCACATCAGTCCTCAATATACTAATTTATCATCTTCATCAAGTTTCCAATCCAACAACCCAAGTTCAACACAACATCTTTAATATACATCATCATGAACATAACCAACAATTCAAGTTCAGTATAACAATATACATACTCATCAATACCTACATCATCATACACTTCAAATATCATCTTTCCACCATCATCAACTTTTCTCATGAACAATAATCATTAATCAAACATAACACATCAACTAACATAATATGTATCCAACACAAgattcaacttatcctaggtcgtctagcctaagttttcatgacACCGTACATAttatatacgagaaaccaaaaccataccttggccgattcctccccAAGCTCAAACATCTCAATTCAAGCCTCCAAGGTTCCAAATCAAGTGTTATAGGTTCCATCCACCAAAAGTTCCAATTCAAGTATACCACTTCACCAATTTGACttcaatttcacatatatacaaccTAATACCATATAATTCCATATACATACAAATCTTCAATACCCTAATCTCAATGAATTGACAAATTAGAAGGGAAGTAATGATTCCTTACCTTGCCCATGGATTAATTAGACAAAATCCAACAATTATCCACTGCTAGAATACCCCTAAATCATCAAATCACCAAAATCACTCAATACTCACACTAAAACGCGAATTCAGAAAGGGAAAAAGAAACTGGGCATAATATACAAAGTTTCTTACCACTTTTTTTGGATAGAAATGAAGAGGACTCCGAGACAAACGTATGACCACtgacggctcatcaatcggagcttcggatcaaaagttacaaggatttgaaattcaaattcaagAACAAGGGTTTTGTTCTTCCCCCTTTGCTCTCCTTGTGTTCAGCGTGAAAGTGGCAAGAATGAAGGAGAATGGTGGCTGTTTGGTTTATATATTATGGGCCATGGGCCCAATATGGGCCTTGTTCGCCTGGTTTGACTTGTTCGGCTCAATCTTGGAccaatttctttaaaattggtgttaaaatttatattttaattaattctaccacattaaactataaaattctattttctaatttatttgattaataattaatttattaattaattaattattcactAACTACTCGGGTTTACAGTTTCTATAACCACCCATCATGAGCTCAACAGTCATAGTAGCATCACAATCACTGTATCTTGTTTCAGGACATTTTGAATGCTTTAAGAATCCCCCATGCACTTGTTCTTGAAAGAAGTTTTGACAGACCAAACTTAAAGTATGAAGTGATTGCAAAGACTAAGGAACCGCTGAAGCAGCTGGGACAGCTGCTAGTGGATCGTTTCAGGAATCAGTGTGGAATTGTTTACTGCCTCTCGAAAAGTGAATGTGTCGAGGTCTCAAAATTTTTGAATGAGACATGTCAGACTAAAACAGCGTATTACCATGCTGGCATGGCTGCCCGCCAAAGAGTTGCTGTTCAAAGGAAATGGCATGATGGAGAGGTTCATGTTGTCTGTGCAACTATTGCTTTCGGAATGGGGATAGACAAATCTGATGTTGTAAGTTGATAAGCTTTTTTCAAATTATTATGATATTGCTGTACATTCTGAGCAATTTTCTTAGAAATCTAACAGAGAAGCACTATTGAAAATATTGTTTTCAGGTTGATAgttgatatttagttatttatataTGTGAAATAAAAATGAAGGTCAATGATTAATTTGCTACATACTACTATTTAAGGAAGGATCTCTATATAATGAGATAGCAGAACCAGCCTCCATGTAGAGAGCATAGCATTTTTCTAATTTAGAATTTGCCAAAATCCTTTGTCTGGGACTCTCTTGCTTTCATACAAAGTCTTCTCTTTTCTCGCATTCATGATTGaaagaattaaattttaaaacaaaaatgacCATTTCCACAATTATTACAGTGATCATCTTATCCATCCCGGTTAAGATCAAGTTGAAAATATAAACATAAATCTCTCAGCATTATAGGTAGAATCTGCATAATACACTAAAATATACCATATGTGCACTAGTTTAACATTGGATGATTGGCGGGGCAAATGTAAGCACATGTGACTTTAAAAATGTTGTATGAATTGCAATCTGTTGAGCAACTTACTGCACCAGAAAGTTGGATTCTTTTAGTGGTGTCTcagttttaagtttgttactcaaattgttcttttttttcttatatgcTTTCAGCGCTTCGTTGTCCATAATACAATGTCAAAATCAGTTGAAAGTTATTATCAAGAATCAGGAAGGGCCGGAAGGGATAATCTTCCTGCAGTTTGCATTGTATTGTACCAGAAGAAGGATTTCAGCCGAGTAGTATGCATGATAAGAAATGGTCAAGGATATAAAAAGGAGAGCTTTAAGACAGCAATGGATCAAGCGAAAAAGATGCAACAGTACTGTGAACTTAAGGCAAGGCAAACTCCGCTATATTTCAGCATCTTTTTCTTTAGTCAATTTATAGCACCTTTGAAAATAGGATAATTAGTCAAAATGATTCCTCTCACATGTACATTAATTTGGTTTTCGTTGAAATATAAGACACCTAATGAATCGAATTGGTTCTTTTGTCATTTAAACGATGACAGATACAAAATGACTTATACCATGTGTCATTATCTAACTGGCAAAAAATCAATTTGACTCGGTTATATTTTTCACGAAGCAATTTAAGGCGTTTGATTTTTTCGAGTATCAAATTGGTGCATGCCTGATCTTTCAGAAACCACTTTCACTATTAACCCCAATGGGAGTAAAAGAATAAGAACAAAGTACACTGCTTTGCCCCAAGGTTTAGTGAAATTCGTTTTGAGCCCTCTTAATTTACAAAAAACATAAATTGAACCTTTCTCATATAATTGCAACAAAACAATTAAGCATTGTCTCCTTAAGTTTGATTAGCTATTATATGATGACATCATTGTTTCCTATCGTAAAGCATGAATTCATCACTTTACGGTGTACCAAGCTACCCCAAGTGCAAAAAGGGGTTTTATATATGCCAAAGTGTATAtcctttatttttttcaatgtttTAGGTTGAATGTCGGAGACAAACTTTACTCAAACACTTCGGAGAATCTTTTGACAGAAAAGGCTGCAAGTATGGATCTAATCCATGTGATAACTGTCTCAACACTGCACTATGAGTTGTTGTTACATTCAATTTTCGAGTATGATATTCTAACAAACTCTGGAACAGTGTACCTTGGaagctttttgtttttgctaGTTATTCTATTTGTATATCTCTATTGTAGATTTGCATTTTGCGTAGCAAGTTGTTCCTATTTCTAGAAGTTGTGAATTCTACTCTCGACATTGCAATTAATTACTTTCAGATAATTCCTTTTTGGTGATTACTTCCGGATTATCTCTAATCATTATTAGTGTTTTACATGTATATCTTATTAATGACTTAATGTACTGAGGATGTAATTTGATTATTTCTAAGTTTAAATGCTTTTTAGTTGGAATTTTTTTGCAGCCTCTTCGCTTAATTTCATTTCTTGGCATGTTgatattcttttcaattcaatccttactgtattttatttttattttttaaaatcttttgttTTTTAGCTCCGGATTAagtgttttaacttttaagtgaGAGGACttgtgaatttatttttttttctaaaaagatAAATTGCAATCCATAAAATTGACAAGATTACAAGTGTCCAAAGGGACAAAAAACAGAGCAAATGGGGTTTTCCTATAATACACTTTCGAAGTGtaaaagaaaatgagaaaaacttaaaagaaagagaaagtaaCTTAGGTCACGAGTATTCATTAATTTCAAACTTAATAAGAGGTATTTAACTTTAAATTCCAAACTTTATGTTTAAATGTTACTTTGATAGTTTTAATAAgaacatattttaaaaaaaatatatggaaATGTATATGGAATCAAGATATGATTAGTTAAAAAGTAAACAAattaactaatttataattatatttaattaattttatttgtttttaatttataatatttgatattaattgctTCTCACCTCAAATTAAAATTTCGAATGATACGTTGGAGAAATAAGGGCNNNNNNNNNNNNNNNNNNNNNNNNNTTAGtagaagaaacatcctaatgcctAACATAAGCACCATCCACGTAGAGGTTTTGGATTCACCCAGAGTCATTTAGCTGGTACCCTCTTGGTTCCCTAGCATtattgaaaatatatatataaaaaatttagataATTTTTCATTTAATAATATACTAAATTAAATGTCAGAACATGATTTAGTAATTATGACAATtgttatataataatttaattctttaatttaaaaaattatatatgatTGTAGTacaatttatataaattatatttaatgcatgtaataatattattttttttctaataatgtaataatatattttttcttttattaattaatttaaaatattcagagtaaactaccatttttaTTTATGAAAGATGAAGATACTGGCATTTCTATTAAAGTTATACCCATTAAAAATTGGTTCTATACAACAAATTATTTAAACCTTAAAAAAAGTTATTAAAGATGCCAAGGCAACATCTATTTAAAATACTTGTTATAACCTGATATATCATCATCAATATGTTAAGAATTAATAGTCAAATCGAATTAATGAAAATTAAAtggtatttttaataaaaatagtcAATTATAATCTGAAATAACAAATGTACATAAGAAAAAGTCAAACAGATAAACTACTAATACtatcaaagaaagaaaaataaaaccttAACCACTATGGGTCTTGATAATCTTCATTGTTGCCCCCCTAATTCTGCTGAGTCAGTAGTTTAGGTAGTGTGTTGGTACCTGTCCTGGTGCCTGTGCAGAGGACAAGGGGCTCCTCCAACAGCAGCGCTGCCACTAGTGCGCATCTGGTCATAGTAGACTTCCATTTGGAGTCGCATCCACTGGATCTACTCCAACTCCTACCTAAGCTCATACCTCAGGGACTCTGTTTTCGTATTGCAATCATCTCTCTTTGCCAAGTATGCGAGCATCCCTTTCTGCCATGTGTGCGAGGAGCTCATTATACCTCTCCCCAGCCAAATGGGGATGCCCACCAAAAGTTGTTTCTCTTTCAGGCGCACATTTCTCAACTAGCAAATTATTATGATTATGATGTGCATGACTGACTGAGTTGAGAAACCATATTCAGGTGAAGTCCtaagtaacgtcgggttgcggatAGGCaatcgacacatgagctcatggcctgctataagaataggcatgcatcatgttaTTTGCGCATCTGCATTTACTGTGTTTGGTTATTGTTAGACTCTTTATGCTTGTATTtgattttctctttctctttttttttgcatattataTGCTTGTATTCTATTTTTCCCAATAAAAACTTGGAGACAAATGTCCTAagattcccttttttttttcccgTTCACCCTATTGGAAACCATAGGTTCTCACGCCCTTACTCCCACATCTGTGGATCGGCAGTGATATTCTTTGAAATATCCTTCATGCTAAGCTATAAATACCTCGAGTAGGGAAGAGTCTTCATGTGGGGAATATCGAAGACATGCATCTATGCTTTATGCGATCGTGGCTTTTTGCACTCTATACATAGTGTGGGGTTTAGCCCTGACATGTCCTACAAGTTCTTTCTATCAGAGTAACATCCGAGCCCTGGTCAGTTTCCTTTTGCATACCATCTCAATTAGATGGACCCTGTATATGACGTACATCCTCTAGTAGAATAACTCCTACCAGAGTGGGAAGAGGGTCTGGCCGAGGTTGAGATGATTCTGGCACTTCAGTTGGTCCTATGCTTGATGACCCTTAGGGACATTATGTCGTTGTAGTTCAGGATGCGCCCTTTAGTTCATTGGAGGTCGAGCCTTTTGAGGAGATACCTTCTTGGGTAGACCAATTGGAGGTGGACTTAACTTCTGATGGTTCGGATTCTGGGAAGGTAGGAAGAGTACTAGGAGAATCCCTTGATGATCATCCTTGAGTCGGCAGCTTTGGGTATTTTGGATGGACATTTCATCTTGTCATGACCTTCGTTTCTTAGCAGTATTCTTCCCCACTTTTGATAGTCTTTTTGAGGATTAGGATCTCCTTAACTTCGCGATAGTTCGAGTTTTAGTCTAAGAAATCCTTGTGTGGGTTAAAGTAGGAGATGTCTTTTGGTCATATATATATTCTGATATATAGTAATTATGTTTTCTTATGACGCTGGACATGTACTTTGAAAATACTTGATTTATATATTTCTTTTAGTATGGGTAATGATGTATGACAATGTTTTATTTACACTTTTTGCATTAGATGATTCATGCTTTAAGCCCAGTTTATTGAGACAGTTACAGTTATGACTTACAAACGTTTGATTAACTCCAATATAATACTAAAGGCTCTAATGAATCCAcattttatggtatttatttgctctatttgagtggatttcattgacttttcttgcacttatccattgaaatagcatgcttttatgaattctttcctaattgtgcttaattgtgaaaaatatgcttttcatgcttaaatagccaattttaattcacttttctcccatttgatgccttgatatgtttgcttgagtgatttaaggttttgaaggcaagaatggcttgagaaagtggaaggaaagcatacaaagtggaagaattcaagaaatgaaggatttggaaagctgtcCATCCTGACCTCTaggtactaaattggtcataacttgagttatagagatccaaatgaggcagttccagcggcattggaaagttaacgtccggggcttcaaaatgatatgaaatttgtcatagtggacataagtctatgtgtgcgtacacacacaacttgtgcgtacgcacaggtcagaAAACagcaagtgtgcggacgcacacgtctgtgcatccgcacaggtcctggcacgtgagctcattaactgCAAaccgctgggggtgatttctgggtccccaaaacccaatccaactcatttttgaagctatttcaagccaaattgaagagggataaaggggggagcaattagggttagattttagtcatgtagttcattttctagagagagaagctcccccttctctctagaacctagggtttttagtttaattacttgcaatttctacttttaattctttctttcatttacttttccttatcatttattgttattgcatatttgttctttccttctattttgttatttcatttcttttgttcttttatgtttatgaacactcttgtcattttgattttcaattaatgcaatttatgtttctatgccatttattgcttcctttagttgttgttatcattttattgcaattggtagttgtagaatttatatttcttgttattttaccatgctttattttcacacccaccaagtgtttgacaaaatgcttggttgggtttttgtatagtttttctcactcttggttgagaaattgtgtggtttgggtgaacttgagttgtggatgtccattccacattgtgtgagggttgttaattaatttgatttccaCTCacactagtctttcactaagttaattagtgagttgattaggacttgtggattgaaattaattatgcctagttgacttatcctcgatgtagggttgactaattgggattaattcacacacaattaccatgtttgtggtccacaactaggagatggatccttaattacccacttcttTCCAAGAGACCTTCTTAGCATTTAATTCCCTTTTCTtgttttaattgctttgactcttaatttcttgcatgctaagttacctttttgcactttaatttcttacCATTTACATTGCTTGCTCTCTCTTGCATTCACAACCCCCAATGTCTCATATATAATAATaggacacttcattgcaattcttaaggagaacgacccgaggtttaattactctcggttattttaatttgagtttaacatttgattaagagaatttattgttggtttggactatgctactaacgaaTTGATTCTAGTTTTGATTGATTCCGAACCATACAAAAATTGTCTCTTATCAGGCTCATATGTATATAATATTATTCTCCTGAGTCTAGATCTCTGTAGGTTCCTCTGATGAGTAGCATCTAGCCGTTGACATTGGTCATGATGTGTCAATAGTTGGGTCATTACATGTGCGACCTCAATTTCCTTATTCTCTAACCAATATTCACTAACTGTGCCCATTGCAACTCATTCCTAAACAAAGATTGGAATGTTGGTCCGCTTGACGAGGATTCTCTCCTCTCATAATTCCTTCCAACTCTTGTTCTCTGTGATTCAACATGAGATTCAAAATATAAGGAGCAAAATGCGAATGTCTCTTTGGCTAAAAATGCTTCGCAGATGCTACCCTCAATCCGGCTTTATTTTTCATAGTTTTCTTGAATGACCAAATCAACCTCTCTAAAGGAAACATCCACTTAAACTGAATCCCCTACACACTCTTGTTTCATATGGTAGGTGGATTGCTAAGTATTCTATCACATCAAAAATTTTTGGGGCGAATATCTTCTTTAACC from Arachis ipaensis cultivar K30076 chromosome B09, Araip1.1, whole genome shotgun sequence includes these protein-coding regions:
- the LOC107615323 gene encoding ATP-dependent DNA helicase Q-like 1 → MGLVRLHHNHCILFQDILNALRIPHALVLERSFDRPNLKYEVIAKTKEPLKQLGQLLVDRFRNQCGIVYCLSKSECVEVSKFLNETCQTKTAYYHAGMAARQRVAVQRKWHDGEVHVVCATIAFGMGIDKSDVRFVVHNTMSKSVESYYQESGRAGRDNLPAVCIVLYQKKDFSRVVCMIRNGQGYKKESFKTAMDQAKKMQQYCELKVECRRQTLLKHFGESFDRKGCKYGSNPCDNCLNTAL